A genomic region of Hippoglossus hippoglossus isolate fHipHip1 chromosome 8, fHipHip1.pri, whole genome shotgun sequence contains the following coding sequences:
- the zmp:0000000896 gene encoding caspase recruitment domain-containing protein 10 isoform X1 codes for MSGVTVWMYDGDMAPEEVRSSAPWTEERCEELWDRVEGVRHKLTRILNPAKVTPYLRQCKVIDEQDEDEVLNSTQYPLRISKAGRLLDILRGQGHRGIQAFMESLEFYHPEQYTQLTGEQPTHRCSLILDEEGPEGLTQFLLLEVRKLREQLRNSRMCERRMSQRCRMAEDERGCAERKAQELRWNKLQLERLRQDLESASKELGNLKDRHLEQAVKYSRALEEQGKASTRERELLRQVEKLKSRLTEADNQTLGAVENSAPVKKNSNGVNASPPVLPEKPPHRAQSTETQTKDSAPANGVIVGFSQICDLSLKISHLLIVFSFFFTLYKCGFYCLPQALMDILQQDRREATEQRQELCDIITRLQGEVQSSEEYRDKLESQCEQLKLKLRTLHLDWDTEQKRSVSYFNQIMELEKERDQALRSRDSLQLEYTDCLLDKNRLRKRIAELQANLEQQQGELEIERERGHEQMQQSDNCLHCSHLSLCSEDQCYGPCCSLGLDLSPRINSTHRLRKTPSRGQTNENSEDSNSEENVLWSADDNEKEINRLSTFPFPPCMNSINRRVNTEFDLDSWGSDDNENITGEQTEPSLWDSRNSLHSHLFPPDLVNLPSASSHQPSLTVPRVIRGITPRSPSSSPPPSRELGSASLADGIKIVGGNQMGIFVSHVRAGSSAEQCGLKEGSELLELERVLFGGGSVQLSQCTAEVAHFSLQWWTEASTLKHQSNPEAYSKLCSQLQSSTFMGADSFYVRVNLNMEADGDPSSLSVACDDIIHVTDTRYNGKYHWSCSLVDPHTAMPLQAGSMPNYNRAQQLLLVRLRKMALEQKDFKKKMFSKKACGRVRLVKAVNPSCRGIGSSQQVFYTLSKRHDEHLIPYSLVQPVQVQTKRPVIFSPSLLSRGLIERLLQPATSGLSFNTCPPEPVQESERQDKSVFWLDSCSPEQVLGVRLESIQEVISQDKHCLLELGLTNVEGLLRQGIYPIVIHIRPKNKKNKKLRKFFPRCGEDNMMEEVCQAEELQLETLPLLFYTLEPSTWSCTDELLEAICNAIQSQQKAVAWVELDRMQ; via the exons ATGAGCG GTGTCACAGTTTGGATGTATGATGGGGACatggctccagaggaggtgcgCTCTTCGGCCCCCTGGACGGAGGAGCGCTGCGAGGAGCTGTGGGATCGCGTGGAAGGAGTGAGACACAAGCTCACGCGCATCCTGAACCCGGCTAAAGTCACGCCGTACCTGCGGCAGTGCAAGGTCATCGACGAGCAGGATGAGGACGAGGTGCTCAACTCCACACAGTACCCGCTGCGCATCAGCAAGGCcg GTCGTCTCCTGGACATTCTCCGGGGTCAGGGCCACCGAGGAATTCAGGCCTTCATGGAGTCGCTTGAGTTTTACCACCCGGAGCAGTACACGCAGCTGACCGGGGAGCAGCCCACACATCGATGCTCCCTCATACTGG ATGAGGAAGGTCCAGAGGGTTTGACCCAGTTTCTGCTCCTGGAGGTGCGTAAACTGAGGGAGCAGCTTCGAAACAGCCGCATGTGTGAGCGCCGCATGTCCCAGCGCTGCCGGATGGCGGAGGACGAACGAGGCTGCGCCGAACGCAAAGCGCAGGAGTTACGTTGGAATAAACTGCAACTGGAGAG GCTGCGTCAGGACTTGGAGTCGGCCAGCAAGGAGCTGGGAAACCTGAAGGACAGACACCTGGAGCAGGCTGTGAAATACTCCAGGGCCTTAGAGGAGCAAGGGAAGGCCTCGACCCGAGAGAGAGAACTGCTGAGGCAG GTAGAGAAGCTAAAGTCCAGGTTGACAGAGGCAGACAACCAAACCCTCGGAGCAGTGGAGAACTCTGCGCCAGTCAAAAAAAACTCTAATGGAGTCAATGCTTCTCCGCCTGTTTTACCAGAGAAGCCGCCGCACCGAGCCCAGAGCACAGAGACTCAGACGAAGGACTCGGCTCCTGCCAATGGAGTCATCGTAGGTTTTTCTCAAATTTGTGATTTGTCCTTAAAGATTTCTCATCTTCTgatagtgttttcttttttttttactttgtataaatgtggtttctatTGTTTACCTCAGGCTCTGATGGATATCCTGCAGCAGGACCGCAGGGAGGCcacagagcagaggcaggagcTCTGCGATATCATCACTCGACTCCAGGGAGAGGTGCAGAGCTCTGAGGAGTACAGGGACAAG CTGGAGTCGCAGTGTGAGCAGCTAAAGCTGAAACTGAGGACTCTCCATCTGGACTGGGACACTGAGCAGAAGAGGAGCGTATCCTACTTCAACCAGATCATGGaactggagaaggagagagaccaG GCCTTGCGGAGCCGTGACAGCCTGCAGCTGGAGTACACCGACTGTCTGCTGGATAAGAACCGGCTGCGTAAACGCATTGCGGAGCTGCAGGCCaacctggagcagcagcagggggagctggagatCGAGAGGGAGAGGGGCCATGAGCAAATGCAGCAGAGCGACAACTGTCTGCACTGT TCCCACCTGTCTCTGTGCAGTGAGGACCAGTGCTATGGCCCCTGCTGCTCCCTCGGCCTGGACCTCAGCCCCCGGATCAACAGCACCCACCGGCTGCGAAAG ACGCCATCTAGAGGACAAACCAATGAAAACTCAGAGG ATTCCAATTCAGAGGAGAATGTCCTGTGGTCG GCAGACGAcaatgaaaaggaaataaaccGTCTCTCCACATTCCCCTTCCCTCCTTGTATGAACTCCATCAACCGAAGAGTCAACACAGA GTTTGACTTGGACTCGTGGGGCAGTGATGACAATGAGAATATTACAG GTGAGCAGACTGAACCTTCCCTGTGGGATTCCCGGAACTCGCTTCACTCTCATCTCTTCCCCCCTGACCTGGTCAACCTGCCGTCAGCCTCCTCACACCAGCCCAGTCTCACTGTTCCCAG GGTTATAAGAGGGATAACCCCTCGCTCGCCATCTTCAAGTCCCCCCCCCTCGCGGGAGCTCGGAAGTGCCAGTCTGGCTGATGGCATCAAGATAGTTGGCGGAAACCAGATGGGGATCTTTGTGAGCCACGTGAGAGCCGGTTCCTCGGCTGAGCAGTGTGGACTGAAGGAGGGCagtgagctgctggag CTGGAGCGGGTTCTGTTCGGGGGGGGCAGCGTCCAGCTCAGCCAGTGCACTGCTGAGGTCGCCCACTTCTCCCTGCAGTGGTGGACTGAGGCCTCGACACTCAAACACCAGAGCAACCCAGAGG CTTACTCCAAGCTGTGCTCCCAGCTCCAGTCGTCAACGTTTATGGGCGCCGACTCCTTCTACGTGCGTGTCAATCTGAATATGGAAGCTGACGGTGACCCGTCGTCTCTGAGCGTGGCCTGTGATGACATCATACACGTCACAGACACGAGGTACAATGGGAAATACCACTGGAGCTGTTCACTCGTGGACCCACACACAGCCATGCCCCTGCAGGCAGGATCCATGCCCAACTATAACAG GGCACAACAGCTGTTACTTGTGAGGCTCCGAAAAATGGCCCTGGAGCAAAAGGATTTCAAGAAGAAGATG TTCTCAAAGAAAGCGTGCGGCCGTGTACGACTGGTCAAAGCGGTGAACCCCAGCTGTCGTGGGATTGGTTCCTCACAGCAGGTCTTCTACACACTCAGCAAAC GTCACGACGAGCACTTGATCCCTTATAGTTTAGTGCAGCCGGTGCAGGTTCAGACCAAGAGGCCGGTGatcttctccccctctctgctctctcgTGGTCTCATAGAGCGGCTGCTGCAGCCAGCGACTTCTGGTCTGAGCTTCAACACCTGTCCGCCAg AGCCCGTCCAGGAGTCAGAGAGACAAGACAAGAGCGTGTTCTGGTTGGATTCCTGCAGTCCAGAGCAGGTTCTGGGCGTACGGCTGGAGTCAATACAGGAGGTCATTAGTCAG GATAAGCACTGTCTGTTGGAGCTGGGGCTGACCAATGTCGAGGGATTACTGAGACAAGGGATTTACCCAATTGTCATCCACATCCGCCccaagaacaaaaaaaacaagaagctgAG gaagtttttTCCACGGTGTGGGGAGGACAACATGATGGAGGAGGTGTGCCAGgccgaggagctgcagctggagacgcTGCCTCTGCTCTTCTACACCCTGGAGCCCAGCACCTGGAGCTGCACCGATGAGCTGCTGGAAGCCATTTGCAACGCCATCCAGAGCCAGCAGAAAGCAGTAGCATGGGTGGAACTGGACAGAATGCAGTAG
- the zmp:0000000896 gene encoding caspase recruitment domain-containing protein 10 isoform X4, whose translation MSGVTVWMYDGDMAPEEVRSSAPWTEERCEELWDRVEGVRHKLTRILNPAKVTPYLRQCKVIDEQDEDEVLNSTQYPLRISKAGRLLDILRGQGHRGIQAFMESLEFYHPEQYTQLTGEQPTHRCSLILDEEGPEGLTQFLLLEVRKLREQLRNSRMCERRMSQRCRMAEDERGCAERKAQELRWNKLQLERLRQDLESASKELGNLKDRHLEQAVKYSRALEEQGKASTRERELLRQVEKLKSRLTEADNQTLGAVENSAPVKKNSNGVNASPPVLPEKPPHRAQSTETQTKDSAPANGVIALMDILQQDRREATEQRQELCDIITRLQGEVQSSEEYRDKLESQCEQLKLKLRTLHLDWDTEQKRSVSYFNQIMELEKERDQALRSRDSLQLEYTDCLLDKNRLRKRIAELQANLEQQQGELEIERERGHEQMQQSDNCLHCSHLSLCSEDQCYGPCCSLGLDLSPRINSTHRLRKTPSRGQTNENSEDSNSEENVLWSADDNEKEINRLSTFPFPPCMNSINRRVNTEFDLDSWGSDDNENITGEQTEPSLWDSRNSLHSHLFPPDLVNLPSASSHQPSLTVPRVIRGITPRSPSSSPPPSRELGSASLADGIKIVGGNQMGIFVSHVRAGSSAEQCGLKEGSELLELERVLFGGGSVQLSQCTAEVAHFSLQWWTEASTLKHQSNPEAYSKLCSQLQSSTFMGADSFYVRVNLNMEADGDPSSLSVACDDIIHVTDTRYNGKYHWSCSLVDPHTAMPLQAGSMPNYNRAQQLLLVRLRKMALEQKDFKKKMFSKKACGRVRLVKAVNPSCRGIGSSQQVFYTLSKRHDEHLIPYSLVQPVQVQTKRPVIFSPSLLSRGLIERLLQPATSGLSFNTCPPEPVQESERQDKSVFWLDSCSPEQVLGVRLESIQEVISQDKHCLLELGLTNVEGLLRQGIYPIVIHIRPKNKKNKKLRKFFPRCGEDNMMEEVCQAEELQLETLPLLFYTLEPSTWSCTDELLEAICNAIQSQQKAVAWVELDRMQ comes from the exons ATGAGCG GTGTCACAGTTTGGATGTATGATGGGGACatggctccagaggaggtgcgCTCTTCGGCCCCCTGGACGGAGGAGCGCTGCGAGGAGCTGTGGGATCGCGTGGAAGGAGTGAGACACAAGCTCACGCGCATCCTGAACCCGGCTAAAGTCACGCCGTACCTGCGGCAGTGCAAGGTCATCGACGAGCAGGATGAGGACGAGGTGCTCAACTCCACACAGTACCCGCTGCGCATCAGCAAGGCcg GTCGTCTCCTGGACATTCTCCGGGGTCAGGGCCACCGAGGAATTCAGGCCTTCATGGAGTCGCTTGAGTTTTACCACCCGGAGCAGTACACGCAGCTGACCGGGGAGCAGCCCACACATCGATGCTCCCTCATACTGG ATGAGGAAGGTCCAGAGGGTTTGACCCAGTTTCTGCTCCTGGAGGTGCGTAAACTGAGGGAGCAGCTTCGAAACAGCCGCATGTGTGAGCGCCGCATGTCCCAGCGCTGCCGGATGGCGGAGGACGAACGAGGCTGCGCCGAACGCAAAGCGCAGGAGTTACGTTGGAATAAACTGCAACTGGAGAG GCTGCGTCAGGACTTGGAGTCGGCCAGCAAGGAGCTGGGAAACCTGAAGGACAGACACCTGGAGCAGGCTGTGAAATACTCCAGGGCCTTAGAGGAGCAAGGGAAGGCCTCGACCCGAGAGAGAGAACTGCTGAGGCAG GTAGAGAAGCTAAAGTCCAGGTTGACAGAGGCAGACAACCAAACCCTCGGAGCAGTGGAGAACTCTGCGCCAGTCAAAAAAAACTCTAATGGAGTCAATGCTTCTCCGCCTGTTTTACCAGAGAAGCCGCCGCACCGAGCCCAGAGCACAGAGACTCAGACGAAGGACTCGGCTCCTGCCAATGGAGTCATC GCTCTGATGGATATCCTGCAGCAGGACCGCAGGGAGGCcacagagcagaggcaggagcTCTGCGATATCATCACTCGACTCCAGGGAGAGGTGCAGAGCTCTGAGGAGTACAGGGACAAG CTGGAGTCGCAGTGTGAGCAGCTAAAGCTGAAACTGAGGACTCTCCATCTGGACTGGGACACTGAGCAGAAGAGGAGCGTATCCTACTTCAACCAGATCATGGaactggagaaggagagagaccaG GCCTTGCGGAGCCGTGACAGCCTGCAGCTGGAGTACACCGACTGTCTGCTGGATAAGAACCGGCTGCGTAAACGCATTGCGGAGCTGCAGGCCaacctggagcagcagcagggggagctggagatCGAGAGGGAGAGGGGCCATGAGCAAATGCAGCAGAGCGACAACTGTCTGCACTGT TCCCACCTGTCTCTGTGCAGTGAGGACCAGTGCTATGGCCCCTGCTGCTCCCTCGGCCTGGACCTCAGCCCCCGGATCAACAGCACCCACCGGCTGCGAAAG ACGCCATCTAGAGGACAAACCAATGAAAACTCAGAGG ATTCCAATTCAGAGGAGAATGTCCTGTGGTCG GCAGACGAcaatgaaaaggaaataaaccGTCTCTCCACATTCCCCTTCCCTCCTTGTATGAACTCCATCAACCGAAGAGTCAACACAGA GTTTGACTTGGACTCGTGGGGCAGTGATGACAATGAGAATATTACAG GTGAGCAGACTGAACCTTCCCTGTGGGATTCCCGGAACTCGCTTCACTCTCATCTCTTCCCCCCTGACCTGGTCAACCTGCCGTCAGCCTCCTCACACCAGCCCAGTCTCACTGTTCCCAG GGTTATAAGAGGGATAACCCCTCGCTCGCCATCTTCAAGTCCCCCCCCCTCGCGGGAGCTCGGAAGTGCCAGTCTGGCTGATGGCATCAAGATAGTTGGCGGAAACCAGATGGGGATCTTTGTGAGCCACGTGAGAGCCGGTTCCTCGGCTGAGCAGTGTGGACTGAAGGAGGGCagtgagctgctggag CTGGAGCGGGTTCTGTTCGGGGGGGGCAGCGTCCAGCTCAGCCAGTGCACTGCTGAGGTCGCCCACTTCTCCCTGCAGTGGTGGACTGAGGCCTCGACACTCAAACACCAGAGCAACCCAGAGG CTTACTCCAAGCTGTGCTCCCAGCTCCAGTCGTCAACGTTTATGGGCGCCGACTCCTTCTACGTGCGTGTCAATCTGAATATGGAAGCTGACGGTGACCCGTCGTCTCTGAGCGTGGCCTGTGATGACATCATACACGTCACAGACACGAGGTACAATGGGAAATACCACTGGAGCTGTTCACTCGTGGACCCACACACAGCCATGCCCCTGCAGGCAGGATCCATGCCCAACTATAACAG GGCACAACAGCTGTTACTTGTGAGGCTCCGAAAAATGGCCCTGGAGCAAAAGGATTTCAAGAAGAAGATG TTCTCAAAGAAAGCGTGCGGCCGTGTACGACTGGTCAAAGCGGTGAACCCCAGCTGTCGTGGGATTGGTTCCTCACAGCAGGTCTTCTACACACTCAGCAAAC GTCACGACGAGCACTTGATCCCTTATAGTTTAGTGCAGCCGGTGCAGGTTCAGACCAAGAGGCCGGTGatcttctccccctctctgctctctcgTGGTCTCATAGAGCGGCTGCTGCAGCCAGCGACTTCTGGTCTGAGCTTCAACACCTGTCCGCCAg AGCCCGTCCAGGAGTCAGAGAGACAAGACAAGAGCGTGTTCTGGTTGGATTCCTGCAGTCCAGAGCAGGTTCTGGGCGTACGGCTGGAGTCAATACAGGAGGTCATTAGTCAG GATAAGCACTGTCTGTTGGAGCTGGGGCTGACCAATGTCGAGGGATTACTGAGACAAGGGATTTACCCAATTGTCATCCACATCCGCCccaagaacaaaaaaaacaagaagctgAG gaagtttttTCCACGGTGTGGGGAGGACAACATGATGGAGGAGGTGTGCCAGgccgaggagctgcagctggagacgcTGCCTCTGCTCTTCTACACCCTGGAGCCCAGCACCTGGAGCTGCACCGATGAGCTGCTGGAAGCCATTTGCAACGCCATCCAGAGCCAGCAGAAAGCAGTAGCATGGGTGGAACTGGACAGAATGCAGTAG
- the zmp:0000000896 gene encoding caspase recruitment domain-containing protein 10 isoform X3, producing MSGVTVWMYDGDMAPEEVRSSAPWTEERCEELWDRVEGVRHKLTRILNPAKVTPYLRQCKVIDEQDEDEVLNSTQYPLRISKAGRLLDILRGQGHRGIQAFMESLEFYHPEQYTQLTGEQPTHRCSLILDEEGPEGLTQFLLLEVRKLREQLRNSRMCERRMSQRCRMAEDERGCAERKAQELRWNKLQLERLRQDLESASKELGNLKDRHLEQAVKYSRALEEQGKASTRERELLRQVEKLKSRLTEADNQTLGAVENSAPVKKNSNGVNASPPVLPEKPPHRAQSTETQTKDSAPANGVIVGFSQICDLSLKISHLLIVFSFFFTLYKCGFYCLPQALMDILQQDRREATEQRQELCDIITRLQGEVQSSEEYRDKLESQCEQLKLKLRTLHLDWDTEQKRSVSYFNQIMELEKERDQALRSRDSLQLEYTDCLLDKNRLRKRIAELQANLEQQQGELEIERERGHEQMQQSDNCLHCSHLSLCSEDQCYGPCCSLGLDLSPRINSTHRLRKTPSRGQTNENSEDSNSEENVLWSADDNEKEINRLSTFPFPPCMNSINRRVNTEFDLDSWGSDDNENITDLVNLPSASSHQPSLTVPRITPRSPSSSPPPSRELGSASLADGIKIVGGNQMGIFVSHVRAGSSAEQCGLKEGSELLELERVLFGGGSVQLSQCTAEVAHFSLQWWTEASTLKHQSNPEAYSKLCSQLQSSTFMGADSFYVRVNLNMEADGDPSSLSVACDDIIHVTDTRYNGKYHWSCSLVDPHTAMPLQAGSMPNYNRAQQLLLVRLRKMALEQKDFKKKMFSKKACGRVRLVKAVNPSCRGIGSSQQVFYTLSKRHDEHLIPYSLVQPVQVQTKRPVIFSPSLLSRGLIERLLQPATSGLSFNTCPPEPVQESERQDKSVFWLDSCSPEQVLGVRLESIQEVISQDKHCLLELGLTNVEGLLRQGIYPIVIHIRPKNKKNKKLRKFFPRCGEDNMMEEVCQAEELQLETLPLLFYTLEPSTWSCTDELLEAICNAIQSQQKAVAWVELDRMQ from the exons ATGAGCG GTGTCACAGTTTGGATGTATGATGGGGACatggctccagaggaggtgcgCTCTTCGGCCCCCTGGACGGAGGAGCGCTGCGAGGAGCTGTGGGATCGCGTGGAAGGAGTGAGACACAAGCTCACGCGCATCCTGAACCCGGCTAAAGTCACGCCGTACCTGCGGCAGTGCAAGGTCATCGACGAGCAGGATGAGGACGAGGTGCTCAACTCCACACAGTACCCGCTGCGCATCAGCAAGGCcg GTCGTCTCCTGGACATTCTCCGGGGTCAGGGCCACCGAGGAATTCAGGCCTTCATGGAGTCGCTTGAGTTTTACCACCCGGAGCAGTACACGCAGCTGACCGGGGAGCAGCCCACACATCGATGCTCCCTCATACTGG ATGAGGAAGGTCCAGAGGGTTTGACCCAGTTTCTGCTCCTGGAGGTGCGTAAACTGAGGGAGCAGCTTCGAAACAGCCGCATGTGTGAGCGCCGCATGTCCCAGCGCTGCCGGATGGCGGAGGACGAACGAGGCTGCGCCGAACGCAAAGCGCAGGAGTTACGTTGGAATAAACTGCAACTGGAGAG GCTGCGTCAGGACTTGGAGTCGGCCAGCAAGGAGCTGGGAAACCTGAAGGACAGACACCTGGAGCAGGCTGTGAAATACTCCAGGGCCTTAGAGGAGCAAGGGAAGGCCTCGACCCGAGAGAGAGAACTGCTGAGGCAG GTAGAGAAGCTAAAGTCCAGGTTGACAGAGGCAGACAACCAAACCCTCGGAGCAGTGGAGAACTCTGCGCCAGTCAAAAAAAACTCTAATGGAGTCAATGCTTCTCCGCCTGTTTTACCAGAGAAGCCGCCGCACCGAGCCCAGAGCACAGAGACTCAGACGAAGGACTCGGCTCCTGCCAATGGAGTCATCGTAGGTTTTTCTCAAATTTGTGATTTGTCCTTAAAGATTTCTCATCTTCTgatagtgttttcttttttttttactttgtataaatgtggtttctatTGTTTACCTCAGGCTCTGATGGATATCCTGCAGCAGGACCGCAGGGAGGCcacagagcagaggcaggagcTCTGCGATATCATCACTCGACTCCAGGGAGAGGTGCAGAGCTCTGAGGAGTACAGGGACAAG CTGGAGTCGCAGTGTGAGCAGCTAAAGCTGAAACTGAGGACTCTCCATCTGGACTGGGACACTGAGCAGAAGAGGAGCGTATCCTACTTCAACCAGATCATGGaactggagaaggagagagaccaG GCCTTGCGGAGCCGTGACAGCCTGCAGCTGGAGTACACCGACTGTCTGCTGGATAAGAACCGGCTGCGTAAACGCATTGCGGAGCTGCAGGCCaacctggagcagcagcagggggagctggagatCGAGAGGGAGAGGGGCCATGAGCAAATGCAGCAGAGCGACAACTGTCTGCACTGT TCCCACCTGTCTCTGTGCAGTGAGGACCAGTGCTATGGCCCCTGCTGCTCCCTCGGCCTGGACCTCAGCCCCCGGATCAACAGCACCCACCGGCTGCGAAAG ACGCCATCTAGAGGACAAACCAATGAAAACTCAGAGG ATTCCAATTCAGAGGAGAATGTCCTGTGGTCG GCAGACGAcaatgaaaaggaaataaaccGTCTCTCCACATTCCCCTTCCCTCCTTGTATGAACTCCATCAACCGAAGAGTCAACACAGA GTTTGACTTGGACTCGTGGGGCAGTGATGACAATGAGAATATTACAG ACCTGGTCAACCTGCCGTCAGCCTCCTCACACCAGCCCAGTCTCACTGTTCCCAG GATAACCCCTCGCTCGCCATCTTCAAGTCCCCCCCCCTCGCGGGAGCTCGGAAGTGCCAGTCTGGCTGATGGCATCAAGATAGTTGGCGGAAACCAGATGGGGATCTTTGTGAGCCACGTGAGAGCCGGTTCCTCGGCTGAGCAGTGTGGACTGAAGGAGGGCagtgagctgctggag CTGGAGCGGGTTCTGTTCGGGGGGGGCAGCGTCCAGCTCAGCCAGTGCACTGCTGAGGTCGCCCACTTCTCCCTGCAGTGGTGGACTGAGGCCTCGACACTCAAACACCAGAGCAACCCAGAGG CTTACTCCAAGCTGTGCTCCCAGCTCCAGTCGTCAACGTTTATGGGCGCCGACTCCTTCTACGTGCGTGTCAATCTGAATATGGAAGCTGACGGTGACCCGTCGTCTCTGAGCGTGGCCTGTGATGACATCATACACGTCACAGACACGAGGTACAATGGGAAATACCACTGGAGCTGTTCACTCGTGGACCCACACACAGCCATGCCCCTGCAGGCAGGATCCATGCCCAACTATAACAG GGCACAACAGCTGTTACTTGTGAGGCTCCGAAAAATGGCCCTGGAGCAAAAGGATTTCAAGAAGAAGATG TTCTCAAAGAAAGCGTGCGGCCGTGTACGACTGGTCAAAGCGGTGAACCCCAGCTGTCGTGGGATTGGTTCCTCACAGCAGGTCTTCTACACACTCAGCAAAC GTCACGACGAGCACTTGATCCCTTATAGTTTAGTGCAGCCGGTGCAGGTTCAGACCAAGAGGCCGGTGatcttctccccctctctgctctctcgTGGTCTCATAGAGCGGCTGCTGCAGCCAGCGACTTCTGGTCTGAGCTTCAACACCTGTCCGCCAg AGCCCGTCCAGGAGTCAGAGAGACAAGACAAGAGCGTGTTCTGGTTGGATTCCTGCAGTCCAGAGCAGGTTCTGGGCGTACGGCTGGAGTCAATACAGGAGGTCATTAGTCAG GATAAGCACTGTCTGTTGGAGCTGGGGCTGACCAATGTCGAGGGATTACTGAGACAAGGGATTTACCCAATTGTCATCCACATCCGCCccaagaacaaaaaaaacaagaagctgAG gaagtttttTCCACGGTGTGGGGAGGACAACATGATGGAGGAGGTGTGCCAGgccgaggagctgcagctggagacgcTGCCTCTGCTCTTCTACACCCTGGAGCCCAGCACCTGGAGCTGCACCGATGAGCTGCTGGAAGCCATTTGCAACGCCATCCAGAGCCAGCAGAAAGCAGTAGCATGGGTGGAACTGGACAGAATGCAGTAG